A window from Candidatus Epulonipiscium sp. encodes these proteins:
- a CDS encoding glycoside hydrolase family 2 protein — MIEMTLNGQWLMKKVDDSKWMGGEVPGSVYKDFLDNGIIPDPYYRDNEESIMKLSDYDYEYKRNFKIDCDMLSYDKVYLSCDGIDTLSTVEINGKEVLKTDNMHSQYEIEIKDFLIVGENEIRVVIYSPTKYIKLKNKEQFLWNTSDALKGIGHIRKAHYMFGWDWGPKLPDMGIWRDISLKAYSKKRIKDIYITQHHKKEKVILDLDISCENWENNFNDITIQVTSPDGESIEFKKENMSNKDKIQIDILDPKLWWPNGYGEQPLYKIEVILKENARILDKRFLRIGLRTLTIKQEKDKWGESFAFEINGIMIFSKGANYIPEDNILGRCNKERTKMLIEDCIDANFNTIRVWGGGIYPEDYFYDLCDKYGLIVWQDFMYACTVYDLNGDFKKSIEKETIDNVKRIRHHACLGLWCGNNEMESAWVEWNFPKTPKLKCDYIKQFEVLIFDIVNEYDPNTFYWPSSPSSGGNFDNPSSEAKGDMHYWGVWHSREPFTAFRKHYPRFMSEFGIQSFPGIKTIESFTLPKDRNIFFYVMESHQKNPTGNEKIFYYIAQNFKYPKDFESVSYTSQLVQAEGIKYGVEHWRRNKGRCMGAIYWQLNDCWPVASWSSIDYYGRWKALHYYAKRFFNPVLISAKEEGTLVKLHIVNDRLEDIKGKINWKLRDNRFNILEEGIRSVEIPRNSTGMYEELDFRKSLSNFNQKSKTYLEYELIIDRKIENAGTFLFVPPKHFELLDPAIKWDIEETTDEFIFSIYSIAFAKAVEIDTKEIDIKVEDNYFDISSGKVYKVILQKKDISKPISMKELRNKITIKSLFDTF; from the coding sequence ATGATTGAAATGACTTTAAACGGACAATGGTTAATGAAAAAAGTTGATGATAGCAAATGGATGGGGGGCGAAGTACCCGGCTCCGTTTATAAAGATTTTTTAGATAATGGTATAATACCTGACCCCTATTACAGAGATAATGAAGAAAGCATTATGAAGCTTTCTGATTATGACTATGAATATAAGAGAAATTTCAAGATTGATTGCGATATGCTCTCTTATGATAAAGTTTATTTATCCTGTGATGGTATTGATACTCTAAGTACCGTGGAGATTAATGGTAAAGAGGTATTAAAGACAGATAATATGCATAGTCAATATGAAATAGAGATAAAAGATTTTTTGATAGTAGGTGAAAATGAAATAAGGGTGGTTATATATTCTCCAACAAAATATATAAAGTTAAAAAACAAAGAACAGTTCCTGTGGAATACGTCAGATGCTCTAAAAGGCATCGGACATATCAGGAAAGCCCATTATATGTTTGGATGGGATTGGGGACCAAAGCTTCCTGATATGGGAATTTGGAGAGATATTAGCCTTAAGGCATATTCCAAAAAAAGAATAAAAGATATATATATAACCCAACACCATAAGAAAGAAAAAGTAATATTAGATTTGGATATTTCATGTGAAAACTGGGAAAACAATTTTAATGACATTACTATACAAGTTACTTCTCCTGATGGAGAAAGCATAGAATTTAAAAAAGAAAATATGAGTAATAAAGATAAGATACAGATAGATATTTTAGACCCTAAATTATGGTGGCCTAATGGATATGGGGAGCAGCCACTATACAAAATCGAGGTAATCTTAAAAGAAAATGCAAGAATCCTAGACAAAAGATTCTTAAGAATTGGTCTTAGAACCCTAACCATTAAGCAGGAAAAGGACAAATGGGGTGAAAGTTTTGCCTTTGAAATTAATGGGATAATGATATTTTCTAAAGGGGCAAATTATATCCCAGAGGATAATATCCTTGGGCGATGCAATAAAGAAAGAACAAAAATGCTCATAGAAGACTGCATTGATGCAAATTTTAATACCATAAGGGTATGGGGTGGAGGAATATATCCAGAAGATTACTTTTATGATTTATGTGATAAATATGGTCTAATTGTATGGCAGGATTTTATGTATGCTTGCACAGTTTATGATTTGAACGGGGATTTTAAGAAAAGTATAGAAAAAGAGACTATAGATAATGTAAAGCGGATTAGGCATCATGCTTGTTTAGGATTATGGTGTGGGAATAATGAAATGGAATCCGCTTGGGTGGAATGGAATTTTCCTAAAACCCCAAAATTAAAATGTGATTACATTAAGCAGTTTGAGGTATTGATTTTCGATATAGTAAACGAATATGACCCTAATACCTTTTATTGGCCTTCATCTCCATCTTCAGGGGGGAATTTTGATAATCCTAGTTCGGAAGCAAAAGGAGATATGCACTATTGGGGGGTATGGCATAGCAGGGAACCTTTTACGGCATTTAGGAAGCATTACCCTAGATTTATGTCTGAATTCGGTATCCAGTCCTTTCCGGGAATTAAGACTATAGAAAGTTTCACACTACCGAAAGATAGGAATATTTTTTTCTATGTAATGGAATCCCATCAGAAAAATCCTACAGGAAATGAAAAGATATTTTATTACATAGCACAAAACTTTAAATATCCCAAAGACTTTGAATCCGTTTCTTATACTTCCCAATTGGTTCAGGCTGAAGGAATAAAATATGGGGTGGAACATTGGAGAAGGAATAAGGGAAGGTGTATGGGGGCTATTTATTGGCAGCTTAATGATTGTTGGCCTGTAGCTTCTTGGTCTAGCATCGATTACTATGGTAGATGGAAGGCCCTACATTACTATGCAAAGAGATTTTTTAATCCCGTGCTGATATCTGCGAAAGAAGAGGGTACCTTAGTAAAGCTTCATATTGTAAATGATAGGTTAGAGGATATTAAAGGAAAAATCAATTGGAAATTAAGGGATAATAGATTCAACATTTTAGAAGAAGGAATAAGGTCTGTGGAAATCCCTAGGAATAGTACGGGTATGTATGAAGAATTGGATTTTAGAAAGAGTTTAAGTAACTTTAATCAAAAATCAAAAACATATTTAGAGTATGAATTAATCATTGATAGAAAAATAGAAAATGCAGGAACCTTTTTATTTGTTCCGCCAAAGCACTTTGAATTATTAGATCCTGCCATCAAATGGGATATAGAAGAAACTACAGATGAATTTATTTTTAGTATATATTCTATAGCTTTTGCAAAGGCTGTAGAGATTGATACTAAGGAAATAGATATAAAAGTAGAGGATAATTATTTTGATATATCTAGTGGTAAGGTTTACAAGGTAATTTTACAAAAGAAAGACATTTCAAAACCGATATCCATGAAAGAATTAAGAAATAAAATAACGATAAAAAGCTTATTTGATACATTTTGA
- a CDS encoding glycosidase gives MNPGKEFDERLKKLLRQYEKLINCQNEKLEDTNGVFFRYKYPVLTKDHTPIFWKYDLDMDTNPYLMERLGINAVFNAGAIELNNKFYLVARVEGNDRKSFFAVAESDTGIDGFRFWDYPILMPETKNPDTNVYDMRLVKHEDGWIYGLFCTERKNLNVPLGDTSSAIAQCGIARTKDLKHWERLPDLVTKSPQQRNVVLHPEFINGKYAFYTRPQDDFIEAGSGGGIGFGFSKSMENPIIDEERIIDEKVYHTIKEVKNGQGAAPIKTAKGWLHIAHGVRNTAAGLRYVLYAFLTDLKKPDEVISAPGGYLIAPEGEERIGDVLNVVFCNGVIARKSGEIYIYYASSDTRTHVATTTVDRLLDYVLNTPSDPLYSYACVKQRYELIDKNLKLMKS, from the coding sequence ATGAATCCTGGAAAAGAATTCGATGAAAGATTAAAAAAATTATTGCGTCAATATGAAAAATTAATAAATTGTCAGAATGAAAAACTAGAAGATACGAATGGCGTTTTTTTCCGTTATAAATATCCCGTCCTAACTAAAGACCATACGCCAATTTTTTGGAAATATGATTTAGATATGGACACCAATCCTTATTTGATGGAAAGGCTAGGAATCAATGCGGTATTTAATGCAGGGGCAATTGAACTTAATAATAAATTTTATTTAGTTGCTAGGGTTGAGGGTAATGATAGGAAATCATTTTTTGCTGTGGCAGAAAGTGATACAGGTATAGATGGCTTTAGGTTTTGGGATTATCCCATATTGATGCCTGAGACAAAGAATCCAGATACAAATGTTTATGATATGCGTTTGGTAAAACATGAGGATGGATGGATTTACGGTCTTTTTTGTACTGAAAGAAAAAATCTTAATGTCCCTCTTGGAGATACTTCCAGTGCCATAGCCCAATGTGGCATAGCAAGAACAAAGGACCTAAAGCATTGGGAAAGACTTCCGGATTTAGTAACCAAATCTCCACAGCAAAGAAATGTAGTTTTGCACCCTGAATTTATTAATGGTAAATATGCATTTTATACAAGACCACAAGATGACTTTATAGAAGCCGGCAGTGGCGGGGGGATAGGCTTTGGATTTTCAAAGAGTATGGAAAATCCTATTATTGATGAGGAAAGAATTATCGATGAAAAAGTATATCATACAATAAAAGAAGTGAAAAATGGCCAGGGGGCAGCACCTATTAAAACGGCCAAGGGGTGGCTTCATATTGCCCATGGTGTTAGGAATACTGCTGCAGGCCTTAGGTATGTGCTATATGCCTTCTTAACCGACTTAAAGAAGCCTGATGAAGTAATAAGCGCTCCCGGAGGGTATCTTATAGCCCCAGAGGGAGAGGAAAGAATCGGGGACGTGTTAAATGTAGTATTTTGTAATGGGGTTATTGCAAGAAAGAGTGGAGAAATATACATATATTATGCTTCTTCTGATACACGCACCCATGTGGCAACAACAACAGTAGATAGACTTTTAGATTATGTACTTAACACACCGTCTGATCCGCTTTATTCCTATGCCTGCGTAAAGCAAAGGTATGAATTAATAGATAAGAACCTTAAGCTTATGAAGAGTTAG
- a CDS encoding diguanylate cyclase, with translation MPYEILSKLLLVTSVVTLGSILFKDYWFKENEYKKQTLGLVGGFTGIFLLFYPNFPANSLLYLGILWTILSPLSLLGGYISSLIGGVILLGFRFISTPSFEEAIISILIIAFCTIIGRLPFSLLKKWIFLNVSCFITFFIYSKSISPPLYLFIIICILLSSYIYILLNIIRKNYHLFFHLKTQATQDFLTGINNTRQFHLKFSKAFSSVSKENAKLSLIMLDIDYFKHINDTYGHPAGDKILKQFASILKNNCSPQNVFRIGGEEFCILLFNSSMSKTYDMAEKIRIAVQENPFDIDIGPPVNITVSIGISVYPDTAKNKGDLIKSADDALYKAKKFGRNRVNLPLKIYNTKEPAS, from the coding sequence ATGCCCTATGAAATTTTAAGTAAACTACTTTTGGTTACTTCTGTTGTAACCCTTGGCAGTATTTTATTTAAGGATTATTGGTTTAAGGAAAATGAATATAAAAAACAAACTCTCGGCCTAGTAGGAGGATTTACCGGAATATTCTTGCTTTTTTATCCTAATTTCCCTGCAAATTCCTTATTGTACTTAGGCATTTTATGGACGATTCTTTCCCCCTTAAGCCTATTAGGTGGCTATATTTCTTCTTTAATAGGGGGAGTTATACTTCTTGGATTTCGTTTTATTTCCACCCCTTCCTTTGAAGAAGCTATAATAAGTATACTTATTATAGCTTTCTGCACAATTATCGGTAGACTTCCTTTCTCTCTATTAAAAAAGTGGATATTTTTAAATGTTTCTTGTTTTATAACATTTTTTATTTATTCGAAATCCATATCCCCTCCCTTATATCTTTTTATTATCATTTGTATATTACTAAGTTCTTATATATATATTCTTCTAAATATAATAAGGAAAAACTATCATTTGTTTTTTCATCTTAAAACCCAAGCCACCCAAGATTTTTTAACAGGGATTAATAATACTAGACAATTTCACCTGAAATTTTCAAAGGCATTTTCATCTGTTTCTAAAGAAAATGCAAAACTCTCTCTTATAATGCTGGATATTGATTATTTCAAACATATAAACGATACCTATGGTCATCCTGCTGGGGACAAAATATTAAAACAATTTGCATCTATATTAAAAAATAACTGTTCCCCCCAAAATGTCTTTAGAATAGGCGGAGAAGAATTTTGCATTTTACTTTTTAATTCTTCCATGTCTAAAACCTATGATATGGCGGAAAAAATTCGTATAGCTGTTCAAGAAAATCCTTTTGATATCGACATTGGCCCCCCTGTTAATATTACTGTTTCCATAGGAATATCCGTTTATCCCGATACAGCAAAAAATAAAGGCGACCTTATAAAATCTGCCGATGATGCCCTTTATAAGGCTAAAAAATTTGGAAGAAACAGGGTGAACCTTCCTTTGAAAATATATAACACAAAAGAGCCCGCATCATAG